From the Erpetoichthys calabaricus chromosome 12, fErpCal1.3, whole genome shotgun sequence genome, the window tactggcttggCCCACCCATgctgagcttcaggtggatgagctcttctgaggcagaggtgttgtgtggcacacacacacacacacacacacacacacagtatatatcacATTCTCGTTTTAAAAATGACAGGCCTGTCATCCACAGCCCCCCAGAGCTCGTGATCTTTGACAGGTCAGGTCCGATGTGCTCTCAGACCGCATCCATCTTTACAGTTATTGTGTTGCCTCCAATTGTAAATTCTCATGTGCCGTCACGAAGGCTTTTTCAGGAACATTCTAAAGTCGTGCGTAAGGTGGTTAGGCAGCAGGCCCCGTGTTCTCCCCGCTCACTCGGTGGTCTTCTTGATTACTCAGCGGTAATCCCGTTGCCCGCTTTACGAGCTTCTTTCAGTTATCCCAGCATGGCTGCTGTTAACAGCTCAGATCAGTGCTCAGGACATTTTGGACGtcccttattttttatttgcctacCCTCCCACTGTATTCTTTGCCTTGCCCCTTTTTATTCAGCCatacttgttttctttaattaatttgtatGGGGGTCTTACAAGCCCCTCCCTTTGATTTCATTTTGGCCCACAAGCTTCTCCCCTCTCACCGGTGACGTGATATTCTCCAGTGTGAGATTCGGCTTTAGAAGCCCCAGCTACCAGGACCCCCACTTTTAATTCCTCCATCGCCTTTATTGCACTGCCCTTTAGGTTGGCATCACCCATGATGCCCTCTGACATTTGTGTCCCTATTGGTCCTCCTGGCTGTGTTCTCCATATGTTCTTGGACTGCTCTCCagtttcttctttgctttttctttgcattctttaggtggtcttctgttacCTCAGCCCATCTGTCTCTTTGACCTTGGCATGCTGCCACTCACCTTTCACCTTGGCGCTCTAGCAGCTGAACTGCTTCTGCGTTTTTACTGTGCCCCTTTCATTAGCGGTCAGTTTCTAACCACAGCACTGTCACCAGCTGGACATCTTTTGTTGGCGGTCTCAATACACTGTTGATACTGTTGGTCATCCCAGCCGGTCATCATGGAGGGCTTGGCAACCCTGCCAGCCTGGTTAGTGCTGTCCTATCCACTTTATTGCACTTGTATCCATGAGAACGGTAGATGACCCACGTGAAGTGGGCACTCCTCATTAGTATCTGTTGGCACAGAGGCGCATTCAGTGTTTGAGTCAGAACCTCTCAAGTGTTTACTGAGGGGACTCACCCACCCAGCACCTCAGCCCCTCCTATGCCACTCTGCCCATTTTCTCTGATGTCACTCCTTGTCTTTTCAGGGTCAGAGGCAAAACTCAGTGTGCGCTCATCACAGCCAAACGCCATCGCCCTGCGAGACTCCCATGTTGTGCTCCCCTGCAGCTTCTTAGTCACACCAGGGTCCATTGACCTCAGACGCCTGACTGTCTCCTGGTATCAATATGGGTTCTTGGTCGCCAAGTTTGGGAATGGAGAGGTCACGTcgagacaggatgccagtctgttTGAACCAAACCTCTCACAAGGAAACGCCTCGCTGCTCCTGAAATCCATCGTGAAGCGGGATGAGGGGCAGTACGAGTGTGAAGTCACACATGCAGGGGAGAAAGGGTCAGCCAGCTTGGCTCTGACCATCCAAGGTAAGTGACCTCCAGGTGAGGAGTCTTTTCCTGATCACATTCTGCTTTTAATCCTCCCACAAAGGCCCACCGTAACATTGAAGGTCATCGATGTCCTCTTCCTAAAGTCTTCCTGCTCCTGCTGTTTCTCTTTATTTCCTCAGTTCCTCCTGAGGTTCTCTTGCTCCCCGAGTCAGTTCGTCTGCTGGAGGAGCACCATATGACCTGCTCTGCCAAGAACTTCTATCCAAAAGAGATCCGATTCATTTGGACGAGGAGCGGAAAGGCCGTCTCACCATTAAACACTGCAGAGCCAAGCATGAACCCTGATGGCACATACAACTCCGAGAGTGTCTACAGCTTCACACCAACCAGCCGGGATGACCTGATCTGTGAGGTGGAGCATAATGCCCTGAAGGAGATGCCAAGGAGATACGTCAGATGTGAGTAGAGCGCTTGGGGGGGTTGCTGGTGTCAGATTGGCACTGAGAAGtcaaatgtaaacacattgtGATCCACGGTGGGTGCCTTGACTTGAGTGTACCATCCATCCGCAAGTCAGGTGGTGGGACTCAGACTTGTAGGAAGTTCAAATATcattttatttcgggcactgtgcgactttctgaacttgaacgcCTTTGTCGTTTATACCACCGCTTAAGCCAACAAGTAGTACATTTTAACTTGCCGCCACTTtgcattcgttgaaattcttcttttttccatgtgattTTTGCTATTGTCTTCTAACAAAACACCAAACAGAAGTtgagatttatatttatttgcatattaaaatatgcaaaagtcTGGGAGGAGTCAAGTGGGGTGGGGCTATAGGGGCGTGCACAtgtgttaaaattcacgttgtttgggatttataaaggggaagtgcatggcacttggcgtacacacagttttatgtatCTGAATTGTTGTtctgcatacgcacatttccaattttatccgtacgccatgttttagtgtgaattctatgcacggtgttatacatgagaccccacgTCATAAGCGAAGtcacgagagaacaattgaaatggatgaatgaatgaagaagAGAAGACTGTGAGGCAAGTCCATGGAGAGGAGTGGACAGGAAATGTGACTTTAAGGCCCAGTTAGACAACCAGGACTTGAACCTGTGCAGGACAGAACTTGTGACAGCAAGTTCATGGAGGGTCTCGTGGCAGCAGACCCCACAGCTCAGACTGAACATTCAACAGACTAGGAAGGAGTTCCGCTTCACTTCACTGGCTGGTGTTCACCATTGAAGGGGTCTCGTACCAGGGTCACATGACTGTATATCACAGCGGTGTCCAGTAAAGCATTTAAACGCCGTTTGTTTCTGGGTGGAGGTGACTCGATCTCCATGGCTAACTACAAGGCGGCCACGTGAAAGCCCCACCTGTGACTCGGAGTTTGAttattaaattcaaattaaaaacaaatgtgcaaGGACGGCCGATTACTGGATATGGTGCTCCGCATGATGACGCTGTATGACATGCTCTTTGCTTTACTTTGTGTGTCTTTTCCTTTGGGGTGCCAAGCAGCATGTCCAAGTGTCACTCTGTGAGGTCACCTCCTCACTGCCAAGCACACGTCACTGAAGATCGCACGTGGGCTACGAGTCGCTAGATGATGAAGCTTAACAGGACCGACTGGAGACAAGCTAATGGGACCACTGAGCTACAGGGTGACTGTGACACCAAAGTCCTCCACTTGTGACTCCTGACTCCTGTTCTCGTCTCTCACACAGATGTGGGGCTGACCGGCGCGGAGGTCACACTGATGGTGTTTGCGGTCTTTGCTTTCCTCCTTGTTCTTCTCGCTGTCTTCTGGTTCTTCTCAGGTGAGTCTGCTTTGCCCTCCACTGTCTGATCTGTTGTGGTGGGTCTCACCATTGATCCCCCAGTTTAGAGCTCAGCTTGCACTCCACT encodes:
- the LOC127529831 gene encoding CD276 antigen-like, coding for MKIGGLLLLIALLCRGSEAKLSVRSSQPNAIALRDSHVVLPCSFLVTPGSIDLRRLTVSWYQYGFLVAKFGNGEVTSRQDASLFEPNLSQGNASLLLKSIVKRDEGQYECEVTHAGEKGSASLALTIQGK